GAGCAAGAGCAAGAGCAAGAGCAAGAGCAAGAGCAAGAGCAAGAGCAACGACAACGACAAGGGCGGAAGCAGATTCCTCCGCTTCGCTCCTGAATGACAACCATGAAAACTGGCAACAGCAAAGGCTGGTCGTGGCTGGGGATGATGTGGCACCCCATTCATGCGTGATGAGGCTGCGCATGAATGGGGTAGCTTTGAGGAAAATTGACTAGGGGTGCAGGGGAGGGTGCTGCGAACGGAGCCAGGAGAGCAGACCGGCCGGGTCGTCAGTGATGATGGCGTCTACGTGGGCGTCGGCCATCCTGCGCCAGCCTTCGGGGGTGTTGATCGTGTAGGGCGCTACCTGGACGCCGATCTTGTGGGCCTGCGCTACCTCTTCCGGTGTTACAAGGCTGTCGTCGGGGCTCAGGATCTCCGCGCCAGTGATCCTGGCGATGTGGGCGAAGCCCTTGTCGCCGTCGGTGATGCCCATGAAGCTGTCATACTGGGCGCGGCCGAAGAGGGCCGAGAGGCGAATCTGCGGGTCGATGGCGCGCATGGCGTGGAGCGTGCGGAAGTCGAAGCTCTGCAGGATGATCCGCGATTGCAGGTGACGGCGGCGGACGATGTCGTCGATCATCTTGACGAAGACCTCGGGCGAGGGCGTCAGCTCGGGGTGGGTCGGGAAGATCTTGGTCTCCACGTTGAACTGGAAGCTACCCTGCGGAGCCAGGTCCAGCACCTCTTCAAA
This is a stretch of genomic DNA from Granulicella sp. WH15. It encodes these proteins:
- a CDS encoding glycerophosphodiester phosphodiesterase family protein, with the translated sequence MLKRLLALMVIGVMPSYAQTYAQTILVHAHRGGRAARPENTIPSFQNGIRVGADVLELDLAVTKDNVLVVSHSPYLTQPASEDPRMAAAVANERRCDGPALPPGTAIHSLTLAQLKQYDCGSHQLPAFPAQQTVPHTTIPTFEEVLDLAPQGSFQFNVETKIFPTHPELTPSPEVFVKMIDDIVRRRHLQSRIILQSFDFRTLHAMRAIDPQIRLSALFGRAQYDSFMGITDGDKGFAHIARITGAEILSPDDSLVTPEEVAQAHKIGVQVAPYTINTPEGWRRMADAHVDAIITDDPAGLLSWLRSQHPPLHP